The following proteins are encoded in a genomic region of Gossypium hirsutum isolate 1008001.06 chromosome D05, Gossypium_hirsutum_v2.1, whole genome shotgun sequence:
- the LOC107906344 gene encoding protein MOR1 encodes MSEEEKLLKEAKKLPWEDRLFHKNWKVRNEANIDLAALCDSITDPKDSRLRELAPFFKKTVADSNAPVQEKALDALIAFLKAADADAGRYGKEVCDAIVAKCLTGRPKTVEKAQAAFMLWVELEAVEAFLDSMEKAIKNKVAKAVVPAIDVMFQALSEFGAKVVPPKRILKMLPELFDHQDQNVRASSKGLTLELCRWIGKDPVKSILFEKMRDTMKKELEAELVNVTGAAKPSRKIRSEQDREPEPEAVSEAAGPGPAEESVADTPQEIDEYELVDPVDILTPLEKSGFWDGVKATKWSERKEAVAELTKLASTKKIAPGDFTEVCRTLKKLVTDVNIAVAVEAIQTIGNLARGLRTHFSGSSRFLLPVLLEKLKEKKPTLTESLTQTLQGMHKSGCLNLADIVEDVKTASKNKVPLVRSLTLNWVTFCIETSNKAVVLKVHKDYVPICMECLNDGTPDVRDAAFSALTAVAKSVGMRPLERSLEKLDDVRKKKLSEMIAGSGSSVPVATSSAAVKNSGGGLSSTEVSEGSFVKKSAASMLSGKRPAPAAPANKKGTSAKSGNSKKVDGAGRMETAKSSESPEDIEPAEMSLEEIESRIGSLIQADVISQLKSAVWKERLEAISLLKEQVEGLQDLDRSVEILVYLLCAIPGWNEKNVQVQQQVIEVITYLANSAAKFPKKCVVLCLLGISERVADMKTRAHAMKCLTAFSEAVGPGFVFERLYKIMKEHKNPKVLSEGLLWMVSAIEDFGVSHLKLKDLIEFCKDTGLQSSAAATRNATIKVLGALHKFVGPDIKGFLTDVKPALLSALDVEYQKNPFEGTSTAPKKTVRASEPSSLSAGGLDGLPREDISAKITPTLLKSLESPDWKVRLESIEAVNKILEEANKRIQPTGTGELFGALRGRLYDSNKNLVMATLTTIGNVASAMGPGVEKASKGILSDILKCLSDNKKHMRESTLSALDAWNAAVHFDKMVPYITSALTDSKLGAEGRKDLFDWSSRQLSGLSEFPDAVHLLKPAATAMMDKSADVRKAADGCVTEILRVSGQEAIEKNLRDIQGPALALILERVKPYGSFQELVEPSKGGSIGLASKTNTKVAKATSNGVTKHGNRTVTSRAIPAKGLKPDTMLPVQGISVQPQALLNVKDSNKEERERMVRRSKFEEPRIEQIQDLENDMMKYFREDLHRRLLSTDFKKQVDGLEMLQKALPSIGKEIIEVLDILLRWFVLQLCKSNTTCLLKVLEFLPELFDSLKGEAYSLTEAEAAIFLPCLAEKLGHNIEKVREKMRELTKQIVQVYSAPKIYTYILDGLRSKNNRTRIECVDLVGFFIDHHGAEISGQLKSLQIVASLTAERDGEIRKAALNTLATGYKILGDDIWRYVGKLTDAQKSMLDDRFKWKVREMEKRGEGRPGEARAALRRSVRENGPDVAEQSCEVPQTISRKNYVQPDLNMERHLMPRMLAGVSGPSNWNEALDIISFGSPEQSVEGMKVVCHELTQATNDPEGSLMDELMKDADRLVSCLANKVAKTFDFSLTGASSRSCKYVLNTLMQTFQNKRLAHAVKENTLDNLITELLLWLLDERVPHMDDGSQLLKALNVLMLKILDNADRTSSFVVLINLLRPLDPSRWPSPATNETFVARNQKFSDLVVKCLIKLTKVLQSTIYDVDLDRILQSIHVYLQELGMEEIRRRAGADDKPLRMVKTVLHELVKLRGAAIKGHLSLVPIDMKPQPIILAYIDLNLETLAAARMLTSTGPGQTHWGDSGANNPAPATNSADAQLKQELAAIFKKIGDKQTCTIGLYELYRITQLYPKVDIFAQLQNASEAFRTYIRDGLAQMEKNAAAGRTPSSVPMSTPPPASLSSSSPEFGPLSPVQTNSLNDSKLSSTKPEPTSFNLPPSYTEDYRGAGNAINTARVRAPENALADQRNERFISGVTSGTLDAIRERMKSMQLAAAGGNMDDYGTRPLMSVNDNLNLGLSTQTRTLDPHPGMENPAQGGVLPMDEKALSGLQARMERLKSGGALEPL; translated from the exons ATGTCTGAAGAAGAGAAATTGTTAAAGGAGGCAAAGAAATTGCCATGGGAAGATCGGTTGTTTCACAAGAATTGGAAGGTAAGGAACGAGGCTAACATCGATTTAGCTGCTCTATGCGATTCCATCACGGATCCGAAGGACTCGAGGCTCCGCGAATTAG CTCCATTTTTCAAAAAGACAGTGGCGGATTCGAATGCTCCGGTGCAGGAGAAGGCGTTGGATGCTTTGATTGCGTTCTTAAAAGCGGCCGACGCTGATGCCGGAAG GTATGGGAAGGAAGTATGCGATGCCATCGTGGCGAAATGTCTCACAGGCAGGCCTAAGACTGTCGAGAAGGCTCAGGCAGCGTTCATGCTCTGGGTGGAATTGGAGGCTGTTGAGGCTTTTCTG GATTCAATGGAGAAGGCCATTAAGAATAAAGTTGCCAAAGCAGTGGTGCCTGCAATTGATGTCATGTTTCAAGCACTAAG TGAATTTGGAGCCAAAGTTGTTCCACCTAAAAGAATTCTAAAGATGCTTCCTGAACTCTTTGACCATCAAGATCAAAATGTCCGTGCATCCTCCAAAGGGCTGACTCTTGAGCTTTGTCGTTGGATTGGGAAGGATCCTGTCAAGTCAATATTGTTTGAGAAGATGCGTGACACTATG AAAAAAGAGCTTGAGGCTGAGCTTGTGAATGTGACTGGGGCAGCCAAGCCATCTCGGAAGATAAG ATCCGAGCAAGACAGGGAACCAGAACCTGAAGCTGTGTCTGAAGCTGCTGGTCCTGGCCCCGCTGAAGAATCTGTAGCTGATA CTCCTCAGGAAATAGATGAATACGAGCTTGTTGATCCAGTTGATATATTAACTCCTCTGGAGAAGTCTGGATTTTGGGATGGAGTG AAAGCTACCAAGTGGTCAGAAAGAAAGGAGGCTGTTGCTGAACTCACAAAGCTTGCATCAACAAAAAAGATAGCTCCGGGTGATTTTACGGAAGTTTGCCGGACGTTGAAGAAG CTTGTTACAGATGTAAACATTGCTGTTGCAGTTGAAGCCATCCAAACTATTGGAAATCTTGCTCGGGGTTTACGGACCCATTTTTCTGGTAGTTCGCGCTTTTTGTTGCCAGTTTTACTT gaaaaattgaaagagaaaaaacCTACTTTGACTGAGTCACTCACACAAACTCTTCAAGGAATGCACAAATCAGGGTGCTTAAATCTGGCGGACATTGTGGAAG ATGTTAAAACTGCATCTAAAAACAAAGTTCCTCTTGTGCGTTCTTTAACTTTGAACTGGGTGACATTCTGTATCGAAACAAGTAACAAAGCTGTTGTTCTGAAGGTGCATAAGGATTATGTCCCAATCTGTATGGAG TGTCTTAATGATGGGACCCCCGATGTCCGAGATGCAGCCTTTTCAGCACTGACAGCTGTTGCTAAG TCTGTCGGTATGAGGCCATTAGAGAGATCTTTAGAGAAACTTGATGATGTTAGAAAAAAGAAGCTCTCTGAGATGATTGCTGGATCTGGTTCTTCTGTACCTGTTGCTACAAGCTCAG CTGCTGTAAAAAATTCAGGTGGTGGTTTGTCTTCTACAGAG GTTTCTGAAGGTTCATTTGTTAAGAAATCTGCGGCTAGCATGCTTAGTGGGAAGAGGCCAGCCCCTGCAGCT CCTGCTAACAAGAAAGGGACTTCAGCGAAGTCAGGCAACAGTAAAAAGGTAGATGGAGCTGGACGGATGGAAACAGCAAAGTCGAGTGAGTCGCCAGAGGACATTGAG CCAGCAGAAATGAGTCTTGAAGAGATTGAAAGCAGAATAGGTTCCCTCATTCAGGCAGATGTCATTTCTCAACTGAAGAGTGCTGTATGGAAAGAGCGTCTTGAAG CCATATCCTTGCTGAAAGAACAGGTTGAAGGTCTCCAGGACCTTGATCGGTCTGTGGAGATTTTGGTTTATTTGCTATGTGCTATTCCTGGATGGAATGAGAAAAATGTTCAG GTCCAGCAGCAAGTTATTGAAGTTATCACTTATCTGGCCAACAGTGCTGCAAAATTTCCTAAGAAATGTGTTGTTCTTTGCCTTCTTG GTATAAGTGAAAGAGTGGCAGATATGAAGACTCGTGCACATGCTATGAAGTGCCTCACTGCTTTCTCCGAGGCAGTAGGTCCAGGATTTGTTTTTGAAAGG ctttataaaataatgaaagaacaCAAGAATCCCAAGGTTCTTAGTGAAGGTTTATTGTGGATGGTCTCCGCTATTGAGGATTTTGGTGTATCACATCTGAAGTTGAAG GATCTAATTGAATTTTGTAAAGATACTGGATTGCAGTCCAGTGCTGCAGCCACCCGAAATGCTACAATTAAGGTTTTGGGTGCTTTACATAAGTTTGTTGGTCCAG ATATCAAGGGGTTCCTTACTGATGTCAAACCTGCATTGCTTAGTGCACTGGATGTTGAATATCAAAAAAATCCATTTGAG GGTACTTCCACCGCTCCAAAGAAAACTGTCAGGGCATCAGAACCATCCTCTTTGTCTGCCGGTGGACTAGATGGTCTGCCACGTGAAGATATTAGTGCGAAGATCACTCCTACACTGTTAAAGAGCTTGGAGAGTCCTGATTGGAAG GTGCGTTTGGAGTCTATTGAAGCTGTCAATAAAATTTTGGAAGAGGCTAACAAGCGCATTCAACCTACTGGAACTG GAGAGCTATTTGGTGCTCTTAGGGGCCGGCTATATGATAGCAACAAAAATTTGGTTATGGCAACTTTGACTACCATTGGCAATGTTGCATCTGCAATGGGACCAGGTGTCGAGAAAGCAAGCAAG GGAATACTATCAGATATTTTGAAATGCCTAAGCGACAATAAGAAACATATGAGAGAGAGCACTTTGTCTGCTTTAGATGCTTGGAATGCTGCTGTTCATTTTGACAAAATG GTTCCTTATATCACATCAGCACTAACAGACTCCAAGCTTGGGGCGGAAGGACGTAAAGATCTTTTTGATTGGTCATCTAGGCAACTCTCTGGACTTAGTGAATTTCCTGATGCTGTGCATCTGCTCAAACCAGCAGCCACAGCCATGATG GATAAATCAGCGGATGTTCGCAAAGCAGCAGATGGATGCGTTACTGAAATTTTAAGAGTTAGCGGGCAGGAAGCA ATTGAGAAGAATCTTAGAGATATACAAGGGCCAGCTTTAGCTCTTATCCTTGAGCGGGTAAAACCTTATGGGTCTTTCCAAG aATTAGTTGAACCATCAAAAGGTGGTTCTATTGGACTGGCATCAAAAACCAACACGAAGGTTGCAAAAGCTACTTCCAATGGTGTCACTAAACATGGCAATAGAACTGTAACTTCG AGAGCCATCCCAGCGAAGGGATTGAAACCAGATACCATGTTGCCTGTTCAAGGTATATCTGTTCAGCCTCAAGCTTTGTTGAATGTCAAGGATTCAAATAAG GAGGAAAGGGAGAGAATGGTTCGAAGGTCGAAGTTTGAAGAGCCGCGAATTGAACAGATCCAAGATCTTGAG AATGATATGATGAAGTATTTTAGAGAGGATCTACATAGGCGCTTGTTGAGCACCGATTTCAAGAAGCAAGTTGATGGTCTTGAGATGTTACAGAAG GCACTCCCTTCCATTGGGAAGGAAATAATTGAAGTTCTGGACATACTATTGAGGTGGTTTGTTTTGCAGCTATGTAAATCTAACACGACATGCCTTTTGAAG GTGCTGGAGTTTCTTCCAGAACTTTTTGACTCGTTGAAGGGTGAGGCATATAGTTTGACGGAGGCAGAAGCTGCCATTTTTCTTCCATGCTTGGCAGAAAAG TTGGGGCATAACATTGAGAAAGTTAGAGAAAAAATGCGGGAGCTGACAAAGCAAATAGTTCAAGTGTATTCGGCCCCAAAAATCTACACTTACATTTTGGATGGTCTTCGTTCAAAGAACAATCGTACTAGGATAGAATGTGTTGATCTTGTTGGTTTCTTTATTGATCATCATGGGGCTGAG ATAAGTGGACAACTAAAATCATTGCAAATTGTTGCAAGCTTGACAGCAGAACGAGATGGTGAAATTAGGAAGGCTGCCCTAAATACACTAGCTACTGGATATAAGATTCTTG GTGATGACATATGGAGATATGTAGGGAAGCTGACAGATGCTCAAAAAAGCATGCTAGATGATAGATTCAAGTGGAAG GTTCGAGAGATGGAAAAAAGAGGGGAAGGCCGACCTGGTGAAGCAAGAGCTGCTCTAAGGCGATCAGTAAGGGAAAATGG ACCTGATGTAGCTGAGCAGAGTTGTGAAGTTCCACAGACTATTTCCAG GAAAAACTATGTGCAACCTGACCTTAACATGGAGAGACATTTAATGCCTCGGATGCTTGCTGGTGTCAGTGGTCCCTCAAACTGGAATGAAGCTCTTGATATAATTTCTTTTGGCTCTCCTGAGCAG TCTGTTGAGGGAATGAAAGTTGTCTGCCATGAGTTAACACAGGCCACTAATGACCCAGAAGGCAGTTTGATGGATGAACTAATGAAGGATGCAGATAGACTCGTTTCATGCTTGGCGAATAAG GTAGCCAAAACTTTTGACTTCAGTTTGACTGGTGCATCATCAAGATCTTGTAAATATGTTCTAAATACGCTTATGCAG ACATTTCAAAATAAGAGACTTGCACATGCTGTCAAGGAAAACACTCTTGACAACCTTATTACAGAGCTTCTGCTTTGGCTTTTGGATGAAAGGGTTCCCCATATGGATGATGGCAGCCAACTTCTGAAAGCTCTGAATGTCTTGATGCTCAAAATTCTG GATAATGCTGATCGAACCTCATCCTTTGTCGTCCTAATTAATCTATTACGTCCTTTAGATCCTTCAAGATGGCCTTCACCTGCAACAAATGAGACTTTTGTTGCAAGAAATCAGAAGTTCTCTGATCTGGTTGTCAAATGCCTTATCAAACTCACAAAG GTTCTTCAAAGCACAATCTATGATGTTGATCTTGATCGCATCCTTCAAAGTATCCATGTCTACCTGCAAGAACTAGGAATGGAAGAAATCCGGAGAAG AGCTGGAGCTGATGATAAACCATTACGAATGGTAAAAACCGTTCTACATGAACTTGTCAAACTTAGAGGGGCTGCAATAAAGGGTCACCTATCTTTGGTGCCCATAGACATGAAGCCTCAACCAATTATTCTTGCCTATATTGATCTCAATCTTGAG ACTTTGGCTGCGGCAAGAATGTTGACATCAACTGGCCCTGGTCAAACTCACTGGGGTGATTCTGGAGCCAACAATCCAGCACCTGCCACAAATTCTGCTGATGCCCAGCTAAAA CAAGAACTCGCAGCAATATTTAAGAAAATTGGTGACAAGCAGACATGCACCATTGGTCTCTATGAGCTTTATCGCATTACTCAGCTATACCCTAAG GTTGATATATTTGCTCAGCTCCAAAATGCTAGTGAGGCATTTCGGACTTATATTAGAGACGGCTTAGCTCAG ATGGAGAAGAATGCTGCAGCTGGAAGGACTCCTTCAAGTGTGCCAATGTCAACCCCTCCCCCTGCTTCTCTTTCTTCTTCGTCACCTGAATTTGGGCCTCTGTCCCCTGTACAGACCAACTCTTTAAATGATTCTAAATTATCAAGTACAAAACCTGAACCAACAAGCTTTAATTTGCCACCATCATACACTGAAGACTATCGGGGGGCTGGTAATGCTATAAATACAGCAAGAGTTCGTGCCCCTGAAAATGCATTGGCAGACCAAAGAAATGAGAGATTTATCAGTGGGG TAACCAGTGGCACATTGGACGCAATCAGAGAGAGGATGAAGAGTATGCAACTAGCAGCTGCCGGTGGGAACATGGATGATTATGGAACCCGGCCCTTGATGTCTGTCAATGACAACTTAAATCTTGGACTCTCAACTCAGACTCGTACATTAGATCCTCATCCTGGTATGGAGAACCCGGCACAAGGAGGTGTACTTCCTATGGATGAGAAGGCATTGTCTGGGCTCCAGGCACGGATGGAAAGACTAAAGAGTGGCGGAGCACTTGAACCTctttaa
- the LOC107906346 gene encoding (R)-mandelonitrile lyase-like yields MRRHLVFWLQCTAILLLLSPVSSLARPLPQGDPLYLNFVLNATYFPSEDYYDYIVVGGGTAGCPLAATLSQSYRVLVLERGGVPYGNQNLMNQEGFLTTLTEVDTFDSPAQSFTSEDGVLNARGRVLGGSSAINAGFYSRADPEFYESSGVNWDLSLVNQSYEWVERGVVFRPELKNWQSAVRDALLEAGIDPYHGFSLDHLVGTKIGGSTFDSSGKRHSAADLLNYGKPANIKVALYASVERVLLASSSSNVLSRQSVIGVVYRDETGRYHHAMVKEKGEVLLCAGAIGSPQLLLLSGIGPRPYLSSWGIPVVYHHPYVGQFVYDNPRNGISILPPIPLEYSLIQVAGITEMGAYVEAASNVIPFTTPSRSAFIRPPSSPLLLTVATIMEKIVGPISTGSLRLASTDVRVNPIVRFNYFSNPIDLERCVNGTRKIGDILRSRSMDDFKFNEWFGGRNFRFVGPSLPVDQSNYEQMADFCRRTVSTIWHYHGGCVVGRVVDQNYHVIGIDALRVVDGSTFTISPGTNPQATVMMLGRYVGLRIIKERKRLK; encoded by the exons ATGCGGAGACACTTGGTTTTTTGGCTTCAATGCACTGCCATCTTGCTGCTGTTATCTCCAGTTTCATCTCTTGCAAGACCGCTTCCTCAAGGAG ACCCACTTTACTTGAACTTTGTGTTGAATGCGACGTATTTTCCATCCGAGGACTACTATGACTACATCGTCGTGGGAGGAGGGACCGCAGGTTGTCCATTAGCCGCCACTTTGTCACAGTCATATCGGGTTCTTGTCCTTGAAAGAGGAGGCGTTCCCTATGGTAAccaaaatttgatgaatcaagaAGGGTTCTTGACCACACTCACTGAGGTCGACACCTTCGACTCTCCTGCTCAAAGCTTTACTTCCGAGGACGGGGTCCTAAATGCCCGTGGACGTGTTCTTGGTGGCAGTAGTGCCATCAATGCCGGCTTCTATAGCCGAGCTGATCCTGAGTTTTATGAGAGTTCCGGTGTGAATTGGGATCTCAGTTTGGTTAACCAATCTTATGAGTGGGTTGAGAGGGGAGTTGTGTTTAGGCCAGAGTTAAAGAACTGGCAATCAGCTGTTAGGGATGCTTTGCTAGAGGCAGGGATTGATCCTTACCATGGCTTTTCTTTGGACCATTTGGTTGGAACAAAGATCGGAGGCTCCACTTTTGATAGCTCCGGCAAGAGGCATAGCGCCGCGGATCTTCTGAATTATGGAAAACCAGCAAACATTAAAGTAGCACTTTATGCAAGTGTGGAAAGGGTATTActggcttcttcttcttcaaatgtGTTGTCTCGGCAGTCTGTGATCGGGGTCGTGTATCGCGATGAAACGGGAAGGTATCACCACGCTATGGTGAAGGAAAAAGGTGAGGTGCTGCTATGTGCTGGAGCCATTGGAAGTCCACAGTTATTGCTGCTGAGTGGAATTGGTCCAAGGCCTTACTTGTCTTCTTGGGGAATTCCGGTTGTATATCATCATCCATATGTAGGCCAATTTGTTTACGATAATCCGAGGAACGGCATCTCAATTTTGCCTCCAATCCCACTAGAGTACTCACTTATACAGGTTGCTGGGATAACGGAAATGGGGGCATATGTTGAGGCTGCCTCAAATGTTATTCCTTTTACAACCCCTTCACGCTCAGCGTTCATTAGACCACCTTCTTCCCCTCTGCTTTTAACAGTGGCTACTATCATGGAGAAGATTGTCGGGCCTATTTCAACTGGTTCGTTAAGGTTGGCCTCCACTGATGTCAGGGTGAATCCTATAGTACGCTTTAACTACTTTAGCAATCCCATAGACTTGGAGAGATGTGTGAATGGAACACGCAAGATTGGGGATATCTTGAGGAGTCGGTCCATGGATGATTTTAAGTTCAACGAATGGTTTGGGGGCAGAAATTTCAGGTTTGTAGGACCTTCATTGCCTGTTGACCAATCAAACTATGAACAGATGGCAGATTTTTGCCGGCGTACTGTGAGCACCATATGGCATTACCATGGTGGCTGTGTTGTGGGGAGAGTGGTTGATCAAAATTATCATGTTATCGGGATTGATGCGCTCAGAGTAGTTGACGGATCAACGTTTACTATATCGCCAGGAACCAACCCTCAGGCAACAGTGATGATGCTTGGGAGGTACGTTGGCCTGAGGATAATCAAAGAGCGAAAGCGATTGAAATGA
- the LOC107906348 gene encoding mitogen-activated protein kinase kinase 5 (The RefSeq protein has 2 substitutions compared to this genomic sequence), producing MRPNHQPPPSAGGSSSSNKNRPRRRADLTLPLPQRDPSLAVPLPLPPSSNSAPPASSNSNALPQQVNFSELDRVNRIGSGTGGTVYKVVHRPSSRPYALKVIYGNHEESVRRQIRREIEILRDVDHPNVVKCHEMYDHNGEIQVLLEFMDGGSLEGILISREANLSDLARQVLSGLNYLHRRHIVHRDIKPSNLLTNSKKVVKIADFGVSRILDQTMDPCNSSVGTIAYMSPERINTDLNHGLYDGYAGDIWSLGVSILEFYLGRFPFAVGRQGDWASLMCAICMSQPPEAPPTASNEFRHFISCCLQRDPARRWSAAQLLQHPFILRGQPHQVAQNLHQLLPPPPPLSS from the coding sequence ATGAGACCCAATCACCAACCACCACCATCTGCTGGTGGCTCCTCCTCCTCCAATAAGAACCGTCCACGTAGACGAGCTGACCTTACCCTACCCCTCCCTCAACGTGACCCTTCTCTCGCCGTCCCTCTTCCCCTTCCTCCCTCCTCCAACTCCGCCCCGCCCGCCTCCTCCAACTCCAACGCCTTGCCTCAGCAAGTCAACTTCTCCGAGCTCGACCGCGTCAACCGGATAGGGAGCGGTACCGGAGGCACCGTTTACAAAGTCGTCCACCGCCCTTCCTCTCGCCCTTATGCCCTCAAGGTTATCTACGGGAACCATGAAGAGTCTGTCCGCCGTCAGATCCGCAGGGAGATCGAGATCCTCCGTGACGTGGACCACCCCAACGTCGTAAAATGTCACGAAATGTACGATCACAACGGAGAAATCCAGGTTCTTTTGGAATTCATGGATGGCGGATCTTTGGAAGGGATCCTCATATCTCACGAAGCTAACTTATCTGATCTGGCCCGTCAAGTCCTCAGCGGTCTAAACTACCTTCACCGCCGACACATCGTCCACCGCGACATAAAACCCTCGAATCTGCTAATCAATTCCAAGAAGGTGGTGAAGATAGCTGATTTTGGGGTGAGCCGAATCTTGGATCAAACCATGGACCCCTGCAACTCGTCTGTTGggaccatagcatacatgagccCTGAGAGGATTAACACCGATTTGAACCACGGGCTCTACGATGGTTACGCTGGGGATATTTGGAGTTTAGGGGTTAGCATATTGGAATTTTATTTAGGTAGGTTCCCTTTCGCGGTTGGTAGACAAGGGGATTGGGCCAGTCTCATGTGCGCGATTTGTATGTCTCAGCCACCGGAGGCCCCACCCACTGCTTCCAATGAATTTAGGCATTTTATATCATGTTGTTTGCAGAGGGATCCAGCCAGGAGGTGGTCGGCGGCTCAGTTGTTGCAGCATCCTTTTATTCTCAGAGGACAACCACATCAGGTTGCTCAGAATCTTCATCAGTTATTACCACCTCCACCTCCTCTTTCTTCTTag